From Candidatus Binatia bacterium:
GGTTGCCTTCCTCCCGGCATAGCTTCACCTCGACACCGTCGTGCACCGATTGCCAGCCTTGCGGGCTCGCCACTTGCTCGGCAAAGCGATCCAGGATGCTACGCGGTGCACCGAGCAGATAGCGTCGCCCGGTCTCCTGCAACCATTGGACATTGCTCTTGCTGCGCATTCCCCGGTCCATCACCCAGATCCGTTGGGCCAGCCCGTAGCGCGCTTCCATGGTCCCGACGATCGTCTTCACGGTGGTGACATCGGTGGTGTTCCCGTCGAACACCTCGTAGCCCCTGACGATGTCCCACAAGTCGGGACTGAACACAGGTCGGATTTTGTGGCAGAGACTATGGCGTGGCTGGGGCGGTGTTGGTGTGCGGGCGGGAGTTCACGCCCAAATTGCTCGCTCGGATTCGGG
This genomic window contains:
- a CDS encoding transposase, with the protein product MFSPDLWDIVRGYEVFDGNTTDVTTVKTIVGTMEARYGLAQRIWVMDRGMRSKSNVQWLQETGRRYLLGAPRSILDRFAEQVASPQGWQSVHDGVEVKLCREEGN